A genomic region of Caenorhabditis elegans chromosome V contains the following coding sequences:
- the F28F8.9 gene encoding uncharacterized protein (Confirmed by transcript evidence), with product MEIDEFSCQLLKKMARYLLGATMYVEDVLRRDDWSLEETENVKKYFKNVKSFKIPKIEKRKAEEFDEPCRKRCRVEKEKFENDLQAGIRLMTLFAGFEEIDEKALERLTDLAKLRIITSARQMAIAQRRRKDGFEIPFKSPVEWTLKLQGVQKVLDIKEWYDVTYWTRFRALKMQLIDENGDLKSPKNQN from the exons atggaaatagATGAATTTTCTTGTCAACTT ctaaaaaaaatgGCCCGCTACCTTCTCGGCGCCACAATGTACGTGGAAGACGTGCTTCGAAGAGACGATTGGAGTTTAgaagaaacagaaaatgtgaaaaaatacttcaaaaatgtgaaaagcttcaaaattccGAAGATTGAGAAACGAAAAGCCGAGGAATTTGATGAGCCATGCAGAAAGAGA TGCCGAGTCGAGAAGGAGAAGTTCGAAAATGATTTGCAGGCTGGCATCCGATTAATGACACTATTTGCAGGATTTGAag AAATCGACGAAAAAGCGCTGGAAAGGCTCACAGATTTGGCAAAACTTCGAATAATCACATCAGCAAGACAGATGGCGATTGCTCAGCGGAGACGGAAAGATGGCTTCGAAATTCCTTTTAAa AGCCCCGTGGAATGGACGTTGAAGCTACAAGGCGTTCAAAAAGTTCTCGACATCAAAGAATGGTATGACGTCACGTATTGGACGAGATTTCGCGCATTGAAGATGCAATTAATCGACGAAAACGGAGACTTGAAGTCGCCGAAAAACCAGAACTAA
- the F28F8.9 gene encoding uncharacterized protein (Confirmed by transcript evidence): protein MARYLLGATMYVEDVLRRDDWSLEETENVKKYFKNVKSFKIPKIEKRKAEEFDEPCRKRCRVEKEKFENDLQAGIRLMTLFAGFEEIDEKALERLTDLAKLRIITSARQMAIAQRRRKDGFEIPFKSPVEWTLKLQGVQKVLDIKEWYDVTYWTRFRALKMQLIDENGDLKSPKNQN from the exons atgGCCCGCTACCTTCTCGGCGCCACAATGTACGTGGAAGACGTGCTTCGAAGAGACGATTGGAGTTTAgaagaaacagaaaatgtgaaaaaatacttcaaaaatgtgaaaagcttcaaaattccGAAGATTGAGAAACGAAAAGCCGAGGAATTTGATGAGCCATGCAGAAAGAGA TGCCGAGTCGAGAAGGAGAAGTTCGAAAATGATTTGCAGGCTGGCATCCGATTAATGACACTATTTGCAGGATTTGAag AAATCGACGAAAAAGCGCTGGAAAGGCTCACAGATTTGGCAAAACTTCGAATAATCACATCAGCAAGACAGATGGCGATTGCTCAGCGGAGACGGAAAGATGGCTTCGAAATTCCTTTTAAa AGCCCCGTGGAATGGACGTTGAAGCTACAAGGCGTTCAAAAAGTTCTCGACATCAAAGAATGGTATGACGTCACGTATTGGACGAGATTTCGCGCATTGAAGATGCAATTAATCGACGAAAACGGAGACTTGAAGTCGCCGAAAAACCAGAACTAA
- the F28F8.9 gene encoding uncharacterized protein (Confirmed by transcript evidence) translates to MEIDEFSCQLLKKMARYLLGATMYVEDVLRRDDWSLEETENVKKYFKNVKSFKIPKIEKRKAEEFDEPCRKRSICSAESRRRSSKMICRLASD, encoded by the exons atggaaatagATGAATTTTCTTGTCAACTT ctaaaaaaaatgGCCCGCTACCTTCTCGGCGCCACAATGTACGTGGAAGACGTGCTTCGAAGAGACGATTGGAGTTTAgaagaaacagaaaatgtgaaaaaatacttcaaaaatgtgaaaagcttcaaaattccGAAGATTGAGAAACGAAAAGCCGAGGAATTTGATGAGCCATGCAGAAAGAGA tcaatttgcAGTGCCGAGTCGAGAAGGAGAAGTTCGAAAATGATTTGCAGGCTGGCATCCGATTAA
- the F28F8.7 gene encoding ELM2 domain-containing protein (Confirmed by transcript evidence), producing the protein MKKGPILREIQKNCMPNYNLDEIHHFCHAFQHHIMEKTSKSCHCNEPLCEDLEFQPRWACQNCNKALKYYDPIPDDTKLCLICSTYQGITGNTRPSKATVFSKEEANKVISWNTLMRTSSGSLSREEFEKIYALKRSELTKEEIEILGHNDNINRHLAVEKRISAMSTSEKLKPYSIPLFQKCGYQNGHHMIVEVCPGVAEKLKTMIVSVKNSKNFERVQRP; encoded by the exons ATGAAAAAAGGGCCAATTTTGCGAGAAATTCAGAAGAATTGT ATGCCCAACTACAACCTCGACGAGATCCATCACTTCTGCCACGCATTCCAACATCACATCATGGAAAAAACCAGCAAATCCTGCCACTGCAACGAGCCGCTCTGTGAGGACTTGGAGTTTCAACCTCGATGGGCTTGTCAGAATTGCAACAAAGCGTTGAAGTATTACGATCCAATTCCCGACGATACTAAGCTCTGTCTGATCTGCTCTACTTATCAAGGAATTACTGGAAACACCCGTCCATCGAAAGCCACTGTGTTCAGCAAGGAAGAAGCCAACAAGGTTATTTCTTGGAATACGCTGATGCGAACATCGTCGGGCTCACTGTCACGGGAAGAGTTTGAGAAGATCTACGCATTGAAGAGATCTGAGCTCACAAAGGAAGAGATCGAAATTCTCGGACACAACGACAATATCAATCGTCATTTGGCTGTGGAGAAGCGTATTTCTGCAATGTCAACGTCTGAAAAGCTGAAGCCATATTCTATCCcgcttttccaaaaatgcggTTATCAAAATGGACATCACATGATCGTTGAAGTTTGCCCAGGAGTAGCGGAAAAGCTCAAGACGATGATTGTTTcggtgaaaaattcgaaaaatttcgaacgaGTTCAAAGACCATAA
- the F28F8.7 gene encoding ELM2 domain-containing protein (Confirmed by transcript evidence), producing MLRRLHISKPQFAKKAIIWLEHGDEESIAPNILETEGESSGEENVDNPLIAKKSIRKITPARSFEKKKNPLQPLNIKNVKKVRKNSSDSVCSSKKSGKQASVDQVPPLLQRALCTKSRSPKNSENFLYLENAVGREHQAHVGPFKKLRGRDEEEDRDERMWCPPDDDQNLDYDLLKNAYWRAIWRQFENHIPMEVALQWLMINDYSIEKSLDSIDQVLPDLPRAFQPLRVVQIERFKDALKKMKKGPILREIQKNCMPNYNLDEIHHFCHAFQHHIMEKTSKSCHCNEPLCEDLEFQPRWACQNCNKALKYYDPIPDDTKLCLICSTYQGITGNTRPSKATVFSKEEANKVISWNTLMRTSSGSLSREEFEKIYALKRSELTKEEIEILGHNDNINRHLAVEKRISAMSTSEKLKPYSIPLFQKCGYQNGHHMIVEVCPGVAEKLKTMIVSVKNSKNFERVQRP from the exons atgctCCGACGCCTACATATTTCGAAGCCtcagtttgccaaaaaagcGATCATCTGGTTGGAACACGGCGATGAGGAGAGCATTGCACCGAATATTCTCGAAACCGAAGGCGAATCGAGTGGCGAGGAAAATGTAGACAATCCACTCATCGCAAAAAAATCCATTCGGAAAATCACACCGGCTCGATCAttcgagaaaaagaagaatccCTTGCAGCCTTTGAacatcaaaaatgtgaaaaaagtcAGGAAGAATTCCTCGGATTCCGTTTGCTCGAGTAAAAAGAGCGGAAAACAGG cttcagTGGACCAGGTTCCGCCGCTCCTGCAACGAGCTCTGTGTACGAAAAGCCGTTCtccgaaaaattcggaaaattttctatatctCGAGAATGCAGTAGGACGTGAACACCAAGCCCATGTCGGACCATTCAAAAAACTCCGAGGACGCGATGAGGAGGAGGATCGAGATGAGAGAATGTGGTGTCCGCCTGATGATGATCAAAACTTGGACTACGACCTGCTCAAAAACGCGTACTGGAGAGCAATTTGGCGCCAATTCGAAAATCATATTCCGATGGAGGTTGCACTTCAATGGTTGATGATCAACGACTATTCAATTGAGAAGAGCCTTGATTCCATTGATCAAGTACTTCCAGATCTTCCACGTGCTTTCCAGCCACTTCGTGTTGTGCAAATTGAGCGGTTCAAAGATGCTCTCAAGAAGATGAAAAAAGGGCCAATTTTGCGAGAAATTCAGAAGAATTGT ATGCCCAACTACAACCTCGACGAGATCCATCACTTCTGCCACGCATTCCAACATCACATCATGGAAAAAACCAGCAAATCCTGCCACTGCAACGAGCCGCTCTGTGAGGACTTGGAGTTTCAACCTCGATGGGCTTGTCAGAATTGCAACAAAGCGTTGAAGTATTACGATCCAATTCCCGACGATACTAAGCTCTGTCTGATCTGCTCTACTTATCAAGGAATTACTGGAAACACCCGTCCATCGAAAGCCACTGTGTTCAGCAAGGAAGAAGCCAACAAGGTTATTTCTTGGAATACGCTGATGCGAACATCGTCGGGCTCACTGTCACGGGAAGAGTTTGAGAAGATCTACGCATTGAAGAGATCTGAGCTCACAAAGGAAGAGATCGAAATTCTCGGACACAACGACAATATCAATCGTCATTTGGCTGTGGAGAAGCGTATTTCTGCAATGTCAACGTCTGAAAAGCTGAAGCCATATTCTATCCcgcttttccaaaaatgcggTTATCAAAATGGACATCACATGATCGTTGAAGTTTGCCCAGGAGTAGCGGAAAAGCTCAAGACGATGATTGTTTcggtgaaaaattcgaaaaatttcgaacgaGTTCAAAGACCATAA
- the fbxa-139 gene encoding DUF38 domain-containing protein (Confirmed by transcript evidence): MPMEYLYNFDRFELHLIRFNPEDAIKVRDVICKSPTFEFGYFPAIDFFFPEEVARVFQPDYEGGSEGSIRYRNSTADFLISFEEEEFKIEKVSQN; this comes from the exons ATGCCAATGGAGTATCTCTACAACTTCGATCGATTTGAGCTTCATCTAATCAGATTTAATCCGGAAGATGCAATTAAGGTTAGAGAT GTTATCTGCAAATCTCCAACATTCGAATTTGGATATTTCCCGgccatcgattttttcttcccTGAAGAGGTCGCGAGAGTCTTCCAGCCAGACTACGAAGGTGGTTCAGAAGGATCAATCCGTTACCGAAATTCCACTGCCGATTTTCTCATCAGTTTTGAGGAAGAAGAGTTCAAGATTGAGAAAGTATCTCAAAACTAA
- the B0391.14 gene encoding VOC domain-containing protein (Confirmed by transcript evidence): protein MPADIIREVASNVSFIKREKLDKGVEYFRKALDKTSEKFGMGVVIGELSSHLCHFGNKVTYEQTRSGCSIHSGTNTKALANGRYQNELALNDFSWIMKLPNLQLSSLVVSLLLDAQVIRVLCVTLRGGCTPRFANT from the exons ATGCCAGCCGATATTATTCGAGAAGTTGCTAGCAATGTTAGTTTCATCAAGcg agaaaaactaGACAAAGGAGTTGAATATTTCCGCAAGGCGCTCGATAAAACTTCGGAAAAGTTTGGCATGGGTGTGGTTATTGGTGAATTATCTTCACATCTTTGTCACTTTGGTAATAAAGTTACTTATGAACAAACAAGAAGTGGATGCTCCATACATTCTGGAACAAATACCAAGGCATTAGCTAATGGGCGATATCAAAACGAACTTGCATTGAATGACTTCTCCTGGATTATGAAGCTTCCGAATCTTCAACTTAGTTCTCTTGTTGTCAGCCTTTTGTTGGATGCACAGGTGATTCGCGTTTTATGTGTCACACTCCGAGGCGGGTGTACACCTCGTTTCGCGAACACCTAG
- the fbxa-152 gene encoding F-box domain-containing protein (Confirmed by transcript evidence) → MAESVLENPIFIRSCILYEVLHRKPIRESYKNFCEKLGDDVMDYIDFEFWFYRFYEGNHDLNYDQKLEPKNLSDMPIKILQRILNELCFRDKMVLQKVCRILRKVVPEIDAVAHSAVSFRMCRDWAFLEFSKHEIVYREFEGGCIVKYEDYAKSVIGGNQLELALNDFSNFLKCPKLHLKIFGVTFSSAVGEEARQKVIETVGTLKWPNLKTVFFNGIHQSEIKPMIACFNSETIEHIILDVSRDSSDFELNADVYESAQWKHAKIIQICGDCELLIPFANLAHLVAFEIPLQSFTKEYALEIKQHLDNFPTNLQKAIFRSLITDPIEIARVFDPDHEGDAVNILEYNTTSSRFVIQCEAYKFAVEKRDDSVEDQPTL, encoded by the exons ATGGCCGAATCAGTActggaaaatccaattttcattcGATCATGCATTCTCTACGAAGTTCTTCACCGCAAGCCAATACGTGAAAGCTATAAGAATTTCTGCGAAAAACTAGGCGATGACGTCATGGATTACATAGATTTTGAGTTCtggttttatcgattttatgaAGGAAATCATGATTTGAATTATGATCAGAA ACTGGAGCCCAAAAACTTGTCGGATATGCCAATTAAAATACTTCAGCGGATTTTGAATGAACTGTGTTTTCGTGACAA gatGGTCCTTCAAAAAGTTTGCCGAATCTTGCGAAAAGTTGTCCCGGAAATTGATGCGGTAGCTCACAGTGCAGTGAGTTTTCGAATGTGCAGAGATTGGgcatttctcgaattttctaaacatGAAATTGTATATCGAGAATTCGAAGGCGGTTGCATTGTGAAGTATGAGGATTATGCAAAATCTGTCATAGGAGGAAACCAGTTGGAATTGGCATTGAACGACTTTTCCAACTTTCTAAAATGTCCAAAGCTTcatcttaaaattttcggcgTCACATTTTCAAGTGCTGTTGGGGAAGAAGCCCGTCAGAAGGTGATCGAGACGGTTGGAACTTTGAAATGGCCgaatttaaaaactgtatttttcaatggaaTCCATCAATCTGAAATCAAGCCCATGATTGCTTGTTTCAATTCAGAAACAATCGAGCACATTATTCTAGACGTTTCTCGAGATTCAAGTGATTTTGAGTTGAATGCAGATGTCTATGAGTCGGCGCAATGGAAACATGCCAAAATTATTCAGATTTGCGGGGATTGCGAACTTTTAATTCCTTTTGCAAACTTGGCTCATTTGGTGGCATTCGAGATTCCGCTTCAGTCGTTTACAAAAGAATATGCATTAGAAATAAAACAA CATCTCGACAATTTCCCTACCAACTTGCAAAAGGCGATTTTCCGAAGCTTAATCACGGACCCCATTGAAATCGCAAGGGTCTTCGACCCAGATCATGAAGGTGATGCAGTCAACATTCTGGAATACAATACGACTAGTTCACGATTCGTTATCCAGTGCGAGGCTTATAAGTTTGCAGTTGAGAAAAGAGATGATAGTGTAGAAGATCAGCCAACACTTTAA
- the fbxa-152 gene encoding F-box domain-containing protein (Confirmed by transcript evidence): protein MAESVLENPIFIRSCILYEVLHRKPIRESYKNFCEKLGDDVMDYIDFEFWFYRFYEGNHDLNYDQKLEPKNLSDMPIKILQRILNELCFRDKMVLQKVCRILRKVVPEIDAVAHSAVSFRMCRDWAFLEFSKHEIVYREFEGGCIVKYEDYAKSVIGGNQLELALNDFSNFLKCPKLHLKIFGVTFSSAVGEEARQKVIETVGTLKWPNLKTVFFNGIHQSEIKPMIACFNSETIEHIILDVSRDSTSRQFPYQLAKGDFPKLNHGPH, encoded by the exons ATGGCCGAATCAGTActggaaaatccaattttcattcGATCATGCATTCTCTACGAAGTTCTTCACCGCAAGCCAATACGTGAAAGCTATAAGAATTTCTGCGAAAAACTAGGCGATGACGTCATGGATTACATAGATTTTGAGTTCtggttttatcgattttatgaAGGAAATCATGATTTGAATTATGATCAGAA ACTGGAGCCCAAAAACTTGTCGGATATGCCAATTAAAATACTTCAGCGGATTTTGAATGAACTGTGTTTTCGTGACAA gatGGTCCTTCAAAAAGTTTGCCGAATCTTGCGAAAAGTTGTCCCGGAAATTGATGCGGTAGCTCACAGTGCAGTGAGTTTTCGAATGTGCAGAGATTGGgcatttctcgaattttctaaacatGAAATTGTATATCGAGAATTCGAAGGCGGTTGCATTGTGAAGTATGAGGATTATGCAAAATCTGTCATAGGAGGAAACCAGTTGGAATTGGCATTGAACGACTTTTCCAACTTTCTAAAATGTCCAAAGCTTcatcttaaaattttcggcgTCACATTTTCAAGTGCTGTTGGGGAAGAAGCCCGTCAGAAGGTGATCGAGACGGTTGGAACTTTGAAATGGCCgaatttaaaaactgtatttttcaatggaaTCCATCAATCTGAAATCAAGCCCATGATTGCTTGTTTCAATTCAGAAACAATCGAGCACATTATTCTAGACGTTTCTCGAGATTCAA CATCTCGACAATTTCCCTACCAACTTGCAAAAGGCGATTTTCCGAAGCTTAATCACGGACCCCATTGA
- the fbxa-154 gene encoding F-box domain-containing protein (Confirmed by transcript evidence): MVATPLHNMKIASRAVLLYQVLDKKGVLETFSELKHHSPGNEIVRFSDAEFWISRFESGNHDLNYDKRLEPLSAICSPIQILRKTALRLRNVFRPRKVIHISDSQVAMRACILFDALNEIPIFESYRKFCRLVSNSMEYRDYEFWYYLFYHGNKELHYVQSEEPPQTSFVDLPIQIVSDILDGLTVLDRMIVRRVSRKLEALVDKNHHSIKSVAAHSLHDESECKLVIDGDLVEYYNSPEGCKIRKDCRMNGILIGSGDCLELVMADLKAILQNPKLKLRMFNMNMRCDIKSEEYRVEYGTRLKKVLKLLPHLLDVKKLKLDSNFLRDKENNYELASVLSHFKPGTLEHMILGFHRESDIPGFEKAVRLEQWLQVKNIKMYWKVDGRIPLEHFLHFTSVNLEIWNGSRRNVIDIRNILIESPHFRYGRFKFSPITIRGLEQMFDPNLDRLPLDCRINYRTRHRVFVINFAYHSEILIFPNFTA; the protein is encoded by the exons ATGGTTGCCACTCCTCTTCATAACATGAAAATAGCAAGTCGCGCCGTTCTTCTCTACCAGGTGCTCGACAAGAAGGGCGTATTAGAAACTTTCTCGGAACTTAAGCATCATTCTCCTGGAAATGAAATTGTCAGATTTTCAGACGCAGAGTTCTGGATTTCGCGATTCGAGAGCGGAAACCACGATTTGAATTATGATAAGAG ATTGGAACCGCTATCTGCAATTTGCTCTCCTATACAGATTCTTCGAAAAACTGCACTACGGCTACGCAATGTTTTTCG ACCCCGTAAAGTAATCCACATCTCCGACAGCCAGGTCGCAATGCGAGCTTGCATACTTTTTGACGCCCTAAACGAGATACCAATATTCGAATCGTATCGTAAATTCTGTAGACTTGTTTCCAACTCCATGGAATACCGCGATTACGAGTTTTGGTACTACCTGTTCTACCATGGAAATAAGGAATTGCATTATGTTCAAAG TGAGGAGCCACCGCAAACTTCTTTTGTCGACTTACCGATACAGATCGTCAGCGATATTTTGGATGGGTTAACTGTACTGGATCG AATGATAGTCCGAAGAGTCTCCCGCAAGCTTGAAGCTCTTGTTGATAAAAATCACCACAGTATCAAGAGTGTTGCTGCCCATTCGCTTCACGATGAATCCGAATGCAAACTGGTCATTGATGGTGATTTGGTGGAATACTACAATTCTCCAGAGGGATGCAAGATAAGGAAAGATTGTAGAATGAATGGAATACTCATTGGTAGTGGTGACTGTTTGGAACTTGTCATGGCAGATTTAAAAGCAATTCTCCAAAATCCGAAGCTCAAATTGAGAATGTTTAATATGAATATGAGATGTGATATTAAGAGTGAGGAATATCGCGTCGAGTATGGCACAAGACTCAAGAAGGTTCTGAAATTGTTGCCTCATTTGTTGGATGTGAAGAAGTTGAAACTTGATAGCAACTTCTTGAGGGATAAGGAAAACAATTACGAACTTGCGTCAGTGCTTTCTCATTTCAAACCTGGAACGCTTGAACATATGATCTTGGGGTTCCATCGCGAGTCGGATATTCCCGGGTTCGAAAAAGCTGTCCGTTTGGAACAATGGTTACAggttaaaaacattaaaatgtaTTGGAAGGTCGATGGGCGGATCCCTCTTGAGCATTTTCTTCACTTTACGAGTGtcaatctggaaatttggaacGGTTCAAGAAGAAATGTTATTGATATTCGAAAC attctcATAGAATCTCCACACTTTCGATACGGCAGATTCAAGTTCTCTCCAATCACAATCAGAGGTCTTGAGCAGATGTTTGACCCAAACTTGGACAGGCTTCCACTCGACTGCCGTATTAATTACCGCACTAGGCACCGTGTTTTTGTGATTAATTTTGCTTATCACAgtgaaattctcatttttcctaACTTTACTGCATGA